A stretch of the Lolium perenne isolate Kyuss_39 chromosome 3, Kyuss_2.0, whole genome shotgun sequence genome encodes the following:
- the LOC127343657 gene encoding uncharacterized protein: protein MGMMAPKAMAFVSCCCLLVVSTAAARSLAADGESFGGRKDYYTPGPTDPQHSPPSPPSWTSPTTPGSNYNPPSPSAGTDPGGQDTPPSPSSDTSPTTPGGGYYPPSPSSGTAPTSPAGGNCPPSPFSGVSPTTPGGSYYPPSPASGTAPTTPGVANCPPSPSSGTSPTTPGGGYYPPSPSTGTDPNTPGGGSYPSTPTTPGGGGGYSPSPTTPSGGNCPPTPSTGTSPTTPGGYYPPSPSTGTDPNTPAGGGCPSTGTSPTTPGTGGYSPPTPCIGTAPPSGTLTPDVPSAPGTPTPFDPNTPPFSPLVPTPPTSTPTPFDPNTPPFSTGPYSYWMSHPGVIWGIFGYWCPLVRLFGPSAAVPFGHDLTVPEALANTRADGVGELYREGTASMLNSMVSTGFPYTTMQVKDAFGAALSSGNNRAAAAQAQLFKLANEGHAMH from the exons ATGGGGATGATGGCGCCTAAGGCTATGGCGTTCGTGTCCTGTTGCTGTCTGCTCGTCGTGTCCACCGCCGCGGCACGTAGTCTCGCTGCCGACGGCGAGAGCTTCGGTGGCCGCAAGGACTACTACACTCCTGGCCCTACAGACCCGCAGCACTCCCCACCCTCACCGCCCAGCTGGACCTCCCCGACCACCCCTGGTAGCAACTACAACCCACCCTCGCCGTCCGCAGGGACTGATCCTGGTGGCCAGGACACCCCGCCGTCGCCGTCCAGCGACACCTCTCCCACCACCCCCGGTGGAGGCTACTACCCGCCCTCTCCGTCCAGCGGCACTGCCCCAACCTCGCCTGCTGGCGGGAACTGCCCGCCGTCGCCGTTCTCCGGCGTCTCTCCGACCACTCCCGGTGGAAGCTACTACCCACCCTCTCCGGCAAGCGGCACAGCGCCTACCACACCTGGTGTCGCGAACTGCCCGCCCTCGCCATCCAGCGGCACCTCTCCGACCACCCCTGGTGGCGGCTACTACCCACCCTCACCGTCAACCGGCACTGACCCGAACACCCCCGGCGGTGGCAGCTACCCGTCAACCCCAACCACgcctggtggcggcggtggctacTCGCCATCGCCCACGACGCCTAGCGGCGGCAACTGCCCGCCCACCCCGTCCACCGGCACCTCACCGACCACTCCTGGTGGCTACTACCCACCCTCGCCGTCCACTGGCACTGACCCGAACACGCCCGCTGGCGGCGGCTGCCCGTCCACCGGCACCTCCCCCACCACGCCTGGTACTGGTGGGTACAGCCCGCCAACGCCTTGCATTGGCACCGCTCCGCCCTCGGGCACGCTAACGCCAGACGTGCCGTCAGCTCCGGGCACCCCAACTCCGTTCGACCCGAACACCCCGCCCTTCTCCCCGCTGGTGCCGACGCCGCCGACGAGCACACCCACGCCTTTCGACCCAAACACCCCACCCTTCTCCACTGGCCCTTACAG TTACTGGATGTCGCACCCGGGCGTGATCTGGGGCATATTCGGCTACTGGTGCCCCCTGGTGCGGCTCTTCGGCCCGAGCGCCGCCGTGCCATTCGGGCACGACCTCACCGTCCCGGAGGCGCTGGCGAACACGCGGGCCGACGGCGTGGGTGAGCTCTACCGCGAGGGCACGGCGTCGATGCTCAACTCCATGGTCAGCACCGGCTTCCCCTACACCACGATGCAGGTCAAGGACGCCTTCGGCGCCGCGCTCAGCTCGGGCAACAACCGCGCCGCCGCTGCGCAGGCGCAGCTCTTCAAGCTGGCCAACGAGGGGCATGCCATGCACTAG